ATATTGCCGCCGAACCAGAGGGTGAAGAGATCGCGGACCTTGCCGTGACGATCCTCGGGTGGCACGTAGCCAATCGTGTGTTTCTCGATCAATTGGGATGCTTTACGCTCCGTGGTAGCCACGATGCTGTCTCCTGTCTTGCGCAGCCGTGCTGCATTTCATGACGGCTCGGGCATGACCCGGGCGCACGTGTTTTCAGATCACGAACGGGATGAGGCCGACAGGTAATCCGCCAGTCGCGCCAACATCGCATCGCATCCGGCGATTTGCGCGACCGTCACGAATTCGTCCGGCTTGTGTCCCTGATCCATGCTGCCGGGTCCGCAGACCACGGCGGGAATGCCCGCCTGATGGAACAGTCCGCCCTCGGTGCCGAACGCCACCGTGCCGAACTCATTCGAGCCGCACAGCCGCGCGAGCAGTCGCGCCGCATCGCTGTCGGGCGGCGTCGCGAGTCCCGGATACGCCGACAGTGGCTCGAAGCGGATATCCGTCCCGTCGTTCACCGCACGCATCTTCGGAAGCAAATGCGTCTGCGCATAGTCGTGCAGTTCGTCGGCGACGTGCGTCGCGTCGTAACCCGGCAGCGCGCGCACTTCGAAGTCGAATTCGCATTCGGCAGGCACGATGTTCAGTGCGCGTCCGCCTTTGATCACGCCCGTCTGCACGGTCGAATACGGCGGATCGAATCGTTCATCGTGATGCTCGGGCGTCGATAGCTGTTCGCCGATCTCTTCGAGCCGATTGATCAGGCGCGCCGCATACTGAATCGCGTTGACGCCATACGGCGCGTACGCCGAGTGACACGGCGCGCCCCTGACCTGGCAGCGCATCGCGAGCTTGCCTTTGTGGCCGAGCACCGGCTTCAGTTCCGTCGGTTCGCCGATCAGACACAACGCGGGCTTGTGCGGACGCTGCGCCAGTTCCGCGAGCATCGGCCGCACGCCCAGACATCCCACTTCCTCGTCGTACGAGAACGCAAGATGCACGGGCACCTTCAGATCACGCTCGAGAAACGCGGGCACGCTCGCCAGCACCGACGCGATGAAGCCTTTCATGTCGGCCGTGCCGCGCCCATACAGCCGGCCTTCGCGCTCGCTCAGACGAAACGGCTCGACTGTCCACGGCTGACCGTCGACGGGCACGACGTCGGTATGTCCCGACAGGACGATGCCGCCCGCCCGATCGGGGCCGATGGTCGCGAACAGGTTCGCCTTCGTGCGATCGGCGTTGTAGAACAGTTCGCTGCGAACGCCGAGATCGCCGAGCGTGTGACGGATGAAATCGATCATCTCCAGATTGGAGTCGCGGCTGACCGTGGGAAACGCGATCAGCCGCTCGAGCAGCGCGCGGCTCGACATCTCATTCATCGCCCGGCACTCCGTAGCTCGGGGCGGCCGTCGGATCGAGCGCACGCGTCACGTAGTCCTGCATTTGCGGCTTGTACGCCTGCCACAAACGGTCCACCTGCCCAATGGGATCAGCGTCGGCCCAGTCGACGCGCAAGTCGACGATCGGCCAGCTCAGATCGCCGACAATCTTCAACGCCGCCGAATGCACGGGCCCCGCTTCGCCGCCCGCGTCCATCGCCGCATGCATCGCCGCCAGCAGGCGATCGGCGAGCAGGCCCTCCG
This genomic interval from Paraburkholderia sabiae contains the following:
- the argE gene encoding acetylornithine deacetylase — encoded protein: MNEMSSRALLERLIAFPTVSRDSNLEMIDFIRHTLGDLGVRSELFYNADRTKANLFATIGPDRAGGIVLSGHTDVVPVDGQPWTVEPFRLSEREGRLYGRGTADMKGFIASVLASVPAFLERDLKVPVHLAFSYDEEVGCLGVRPMLAELAQRPHKPALCLIGEPTELKPVLGHKGKLAMRCQVRGAPCHSAYAPYGVNAIQYAARLINRLEEIGEQLSTPEHHDERFDPPYSTVQTGVIKGGRALNIVPAECEFDFEVRALPGYDATHVADELHDYAQTHLLPKMRAVNDGTDIRFEPLSAYPGLATPPDSDAARLLARLCGSNEFGTVAFGTEGGLFHQAGIPAVVCGPGSMDQGHKPDEFVTVAQIAGCDAMLARLADYLSASSRS